A genomic region of Candidatus Pseudomonas phytovorans contains the following coding sequences:
- a CDS encoding response regulator transcription factor, with translation MDHPAPRILIVEDDQRLAELTAEYLQANGFEVAVEGDGARAARRIVDSQPDLVILDLMLPGEDGLSICRRVRNQYPGPILMLTARSDELDQVQGLDLGADDYVCKPVRPRLLLARIQALLRRSDGVDNKRQDLAFGALRIDNRLREARLGEQLIELTGAEFDLLWLLASNAGRVLTREQIFTALRGVGYDGQDRSIDIRISKIRPKIGDDPLQPRLIKTLRSKGYLFVGEAP, from the coding sequence ATGGACCACCCCGCACCCCGCATCCTCATCGTCGAAGACGACCAGCGCCTGGCCGAGCTCACCGCCGAGTACCTGCAGGCCAACGGCTTCGAGGTCGCGGTGGAGGGCGATGGTGCCCGCGCCGCGCGCCGCATCGTCGACAGCCAGCCCGATCTGGTCATCCTCGACCTCATGCTGCCCGGCGAAGACGGCCTGAGCATTTGCCGCCGGGTACGCAACCAGTACCCCGGGCCGATTCTCATGCTTACCGCACGCAGCGACGAACTTGACCAGGTCCAGGGCCTGGACCTTGGGGCCGACGACTACGTCTGCAAACCGGTGCGCCCACGCTTGCTGTTGGCGCGCATCCAGGCCCTGCTGCGCCGCAGCGACGGCGTTGACAACAAGCGCCAGGACCTGGCCTTCGGCGCGCTGCGCATCGACAACCGCTTGCGTGAGGCGCGCCTGGGTGAACAGCTGATCGAGCTGACCGGCGCCGAGTTCGACCTGCTCTGGCTGCTGGCCAGCAACGCCGGCCGGGTACTGACCCGCGAACAGATCTTTACTGCACTGCGTGGCGTCGGCTACGACGGCCAAGACCGCTCCATCGACATACGCATCTCGAAAATCCGCCCCAAGATCGGCGATGACCCGCTTCAGCCTCGGCTGATCAAGACCCTGCGCAGCAAGGGCTACCTGTTTGTCGGCGAAGCACCATGA